Proteins from a single region of Hordeum vulgare subsp. vulgare chromosome 6H, MorexV3_pseudomolecules_assembly, whole genome shotgun sequence:
- the LOC123405114 gene encoding scarecrow-like protein 3 — translation LLHSSLDSSGLLFPSTSRADAFLGALCGLSPKVIVVGKQEASHNYCAALFDRLEVGAARGSVECARAERWLLGEELKNIGACDGAERRERHKRLDRWARRMEGASFGRVLLSYYALLQARRAAQGLGCDGFKVREEKGIFFLCSQDRALFSVSAWRGRRFD, via the coding sequence CTACTCCACAGCAGCCTGGACTCCTCAGGGCTGTTGTTCCCGTCCACCTCCCGCGCGGACGCGTTCCTGGGCGCGTTGTGTGGGCTGTCGCCCAAGGTGATAGTGGTGGGGAAGCAGGAGGCGAGCCACAACTACTGCGCGGCGCTGTTCGACCGCCTGGAGGTGGGAGCGGCGCGCGGGTCTGTGGAGTGCGCGCGCGCCGAGCGATGGCTCCTGGGCGAGGAGCTCAAGAACATCGGGGCCTGCGACGGCGCGGAGCGGCGGGAGCGGCACAAGCGGCTGGACAGGTGGGCTAGGCGCATGGAGGGCGCCAGCTTCGGCCGCGTCCTGCTCAGCTACTACGCGTTGTTGCAGGCCCGGCGGGCGGCGCAGGGGCTCGGCTGCGACGGCTTCAAGGTCCGCGAGGAGAAgggcatcttcttcctctgctcGCAGGACCGCGCCCTCTTCTCCGTCTCCGCATGGCGCGGCCGCCGCTTCGACTGA
- the LOC123403347 gene encoding uncharacterized protein LOC123403347: MQQWSMLDDGRKTRIDLRLFTAGGQEIQLKCAPEVDNRCMCGWPRTRESDAAKSPEAVDRRRTAVAHRQRQRQQRSLAHMCDHAPSGQTNPAFQLRDASLVPIPNRHDCCRPPTTQTMDAPPRATTPRCCRRRCPSLGRPSPPRSRSSARPLHLLCRHRITG, encoded by the exons ATGCAGCAGTGGAGTATGCTG GATGACGGGAGAAAAACCCGTATTGATCTGCGTCTTTTCACAGCCGGGGGTCAAGAGATTCAGCTCAAATGCGCTCCCGAAGTGGACAACAGATGCATGTGTGGCTGGCCTCGCACGAGGGAAAGCGACGCTGCCAAATCTCCGGAAGCTGTCGACCGACGGAGGACTGCGGTGGCGcatcggcagcggcagcggcagcaacGCTCACTTGCTCACATGTGCGATCACGCGCCGTCAGGCCAAACAAATCCCGCTTTCCAACTGCGCGACGCCTCCCTTGTCCCGATTCCAAATCGCCATGACTGCTGCCGGCCACCGACGACCCAGACGATGGACGCGCCTCCGCGAGCGACGACACCACGCTgttgccgccgccgctgcccgtCTCTAGGTCGCCCCAGTCCGCCTCGCTCCCGCTCTTCCGCTCGACCCCTCCATCTGCTTTGTCGTCACCGGATCACAGGGTAG